TCTGGCAGATGCCTTCGACAAAGCCGATTTTGAAGATGCGGCTCTGGCAGACGAAGACCTCGAAGAAAAGGATAGCCACCGTTGACAAGAATCGGTCTGCTCTCGGCACTGCCGGACTGGAATACCCTATCGCTGCGGCAGCAGGTTGCCCAGATGATTGTGGTGCGGGCATCGGGTCATCTGTTCGACCATCAAATTGAGTATCCGCGCTGGGAAGCCTCTAATGCTGTTTTGCAGCGATCGATCCAGGAGTTGGGCGTGGGCGGCGTAATTTTGCTGGGCGGCAGTGCGGCAGAGATTGGCTTGCGAACCCGACAGCTTCAGGATTGGGCAGAAGTTCCGCTGCTTCTCTGTGCCGATATTGAAGAAGGGGTGGGACAGCGATTTGCTGGGGCAACAGGGTTTCCGCCGCCGATGGCGCTGGGTCACATTGCCCGCCATGATCCGTCGCTGGCAATCGATCTGGCATTCCAAATGGGCAAAATCACCGCTCAGGAAGCAAAGGCGATCGGCTTAAACTGGGTGCTGGCTCCCGTGGTGGATGTGAATAACAATCCAGCGAATCCGGTGATCAGTGTGCGATCGTGGGGCGATACGCCAGAAATTGTGGGTCGGCTAGGGGCAGCGTTTATTCACGGAGCGCAGTCCTTCCCGGTACTCACCTCTGCCAAGCATTTTCCCGGACATGGGGATACGGCGATCGACTCCCACCTGGATTTGCCCGTGATCGACCACGAGTTTTTCCGCTTGCAGCAGACTGAATTGCCGCCCTTTCAGCAGGCGATCGCGGTGGGGGTGGATTCGGTGATGACGGCTCATCTGCGGCTTCCTGCCCTGGATCGAACCTATCCGGCAACCCTGTCGCGCTCGATTCTCACCGACCTGCTGCGTCGGCAAATGCGCTTTGATGGGCTGATTGTCACCGATGCCCTGATTATGGGCGCGATTCTCGATCGGTATGGAGTCAACGAAGCGCCCGTAATGGCAGTCGAGGCGGGGGCAGATGTGATCATGATGCCTGCCGATCCCGAAGGGGCGATCGATGCAATCTGTGAGGCAGTCGCAGCTGGACGCATTTCCCAGACGCAGATTGAGGCATCTCTGGAGCGAATCTGGCGGGCAAAACGAAAGGTCAGCCAAATCCCAATTACGGGCAGCAGCACCCACGACTGGGAACGACAGCCGCCGGACGCGATCGATCTCACCCAGCTTGCTTCACCAGAGGCGATCGAAACCGCAACCGCCATTTTGCAGCACTCCAGCCAAATTCATCGGGCTAAGGGCGATCGGCTGGAACAGTTTACCAGCAACCAGCTGCTTGAAATTGGGAATAGTGGCACTCCCCGCAATCTGATCGTGGTAGACGATGCCCTCAATAGCGGGTTCTTGGTGCGATCGGCTCCCGCAGTCGTCCTGCCGTCCGGATTAGGCTATGCCTTACAAGTCGTGGATCGCCAGACGATCGGCTTTGTCCTCGCTGAAACCAATCCGCCTCCGACCCTGCTCCAGGTCTTTCTGCGGGCAAACCCGTTCCGCGACACCGCCGGACTGACGCAGATGGTGCAAAGGCTGATTGATCGCCTCCTCCAGCCCAGTTCCGATTCGTCCGGCTTACTGGCACTCGTCCTCTACGGCAGTCCCTACGTTCTGGAATCCCTGGTTGCTCAACTCCCTCCCGACCTGCCCTACGGCTTCTCCTACGGACAAATGCCAGCAGCACAGGCGATCGTCCTGAATCAGCTATTGGGCAATTCGCAGCAGGCAGCCCAACCTTTCACTGATTAGGAATTGCAGTTAAGAATCGCAGCAAAATCTCGTTCCTCTGGCTCAGCCTGGGAACGCCTGGAGGAGGCTCTGCCTCCAGAAAAGCTAATACGCCACCGGATTCATCGGGTCGGGCGCGAACGCCAGCCACAGCGGAAATTGCAGCAGCGATAGGCTAATCATCTCCTCCGACTCATCCACCAGGATCAGCGGCAGCTGCTTTTGCTTCACCAGGCGATCGGCTCGCTGTACCAGAGGCTCCGGCGCTTCAAACAGAACGATTCCTTCCTCCGTGCCAAAATCGCCGCGCGAAATGCCTAGACAGTCCTGTAAGCCGCGCCGCCATTCGCCCAGCCGCTCCGGAGAGTTGCCCAGAATCAGCGGACGTAGCCGCTCTCCGTACAGCTCGTTCAAAATGGAAATCACCGCCGAGGCAATCAGAATATTTTGCAGCCGTGAACCCATCGATCGAATGGCACCCCGTCCGCCCTGCGTAAAGAACCAGTTGGACACTCGCTCAGCGTGGATCGGCTCAAAGGTGCGTCTGAGTTGCCAGGGGGGACCGTAGTAGTCCGGCATGGTGCGGTACTGATCCAACAGTTTGCGAATAACCTTCGTCTCGTCCTGGAACTTCCTCTCCGCGAACTGAGGCGTTGCGGCTTCGGGCTGGGGAGCTTCTGCGGGAGCTGCCTTGCTGGGGGCGGGTTGACCTGCCGGACGCTGCCGGGTTTCTTCAACAACGGGAGGCGTGAGCTGAATTTGCTCCGCTGCCGCTGCCAGGTCTTGAAGACTGCCCACCAGATAATCCTTAAAGCCCTGAATCCGAATCGCGAGATCCTGAGACGACCCAGCGAAGGTGGTTTTCATCTCGTTGCGAATCCGTTCCTGCCGCCGCTCTAGCTGCTCGATCGAAAGCTGAAGTGCCTGCTTGCGCTGTTCCAAATCGCTCAGACTCTCCTTTACCAATCGCCCGATCGCCGTTTGTGCCTCGGTAACTTGCCGTTGCAGCATGGCATTGTAGGAAGTTTGCAGCGACTGAATTTCCTGCTGAAGCTTTTTCTCCTGCTGTCGGAGATCTGCGACCCGTCTTTCAAGATCGTTCACCTCTGCTGAGGATGCGGGAGAGGGTGTGCTGGGCGGAATGCTACGATCGCCAAGATTGAGAGGAATCGGCGGTCTTCCAGTGGATTCAGAGGGAAAAGACGAATCAGAATTCATAGGCTTAATTCTAAAGCTCAGTTCTAAAGTTCAGTTGAGTTCGCGATCGCGTTTGGTTGTGCCCAGAGTGGGGAAGAATTCCGCCAGAGGAATTTGCGATCTGAGTGCGGCGGACTACTCAATCCGAGGACAGCGCTGCTCCAGGCAGACTCTCAGCAGCTTCGGATCAAACAGAATGGGCAGAAAGTGAATGCTTTTGACTTCCTTGAAGTACATCAGAATCGGGACGTTGAACCAGAAAATCCGCCAGTTCTGCCATTCCTGATAGGGGAAACAGCGAATCATCTTTTCTCCCCGATAGACCTCCAGCGCAACGGGCGTAAACCGCAACCGCAGCGTCGCTGCCTGGATCAGGAGAAATAGCCCGAACAGGGCGATCGTCCCACTCAGCCAGACATTGACAAACCAGAGGGGAATGGCTGCCAATACCAGCACAATCGGGATGGCAAAGCTGGGTTCAAGCTGAACAGTCTCAGTTGCGGCAGGTGTAGAAACACTGGGTGAGGTCGTCATGGCGATCGCAGTCTCCCTCTTATATCAAACAGCATCAAACAGCGATTAAATTTAGAACACTGGTTGGCAAAGCCTTTTCTATTTTAAGGGACGATCCGCAACGCAGAATCCGGTTTTCCGGCGATCGGCTCAGCGCCAAACGCTAGAGGGTGAAGACCTACAGAGTGAAGCCCCACAGATTGAAACGCTATAGGTTAGAACGCTACAGGTTAAACAGCTCGCTGCCCGGACCCTGGAACATCAGCCAGGACAGGAAAAAGTTGGTAATGAAAATGGTGAGCAGTGCCGTCACCACAGCCGTTGTAGTCGATTGCCCAACGCCCTTTGCACCGCCTGAAGTCGTCAGTCCCCAACTTGATCCAATCACCGCAATCAGTGATCCAAACACGCCGCCCTTTATCATGCCGCTGATGAGATCCCACGAGGTGAGAAACTGCCGCACTGAGTTCAGAAAAACCTCATTAGAGATGTTGTAGAGCAGATCGGAAATCAGCAATCCGCCTAGCAGCCCGGTCACAAACGACAGAATTGTGAGAATCGGCAGCATCAAACAGCAGGCAACTACCCTGGGAATCACCAGATAGTCGATCGGGTCTGTTTTGAGCATATAGAGAGCGTCGATCTGCTCTGTAACCTGCATTGCTCCCAGTTCTGCTGCAAAGGCAGAGCCAACCCGACCCGCCAGAACTACCGCTGTCAGCACCGGAGCCAGTTCCCGCGCCAGGGCGATCGCCAGTACCCCCCCGATCGCCGAACCTGCCCCAAAGCGAATGAACTCACGGGCAACCTGAATCGTAAATACCATGCCCACAAAAGCCGCCGTCAGGAGCGCCACCAGCAGCGAAGCCGGACCCACAGCCACCATCTGATCCAGCGTGTTCCGTCGATGGATTCTGCCGCCCAGCAGATGAATCACCACCTGCCCCCCTAACAGCATTGCCGCCACCAGGCGTTGGAACCAGCGTCCTAAATCGGTTGTTTGTCCTGTTTGAGTCAATCCAGTCCCCTATGCTTGCGACTTGCCTATCAAATTTCTGAGTGCCGCATCTGCCTTACGCTGTCGATAGCAACGGGCGATACGAACCGCAGAAGACCGACTGTTAAAAACCATTATGCCAACCATAACCCATGTCAGCGTTCACAGAGTTTCTTAATGGGTATTTAAGATTTCTCACAGGTCGTCGGAACTTCAGCGATCGGCGACTATCTTAGAACTTAAGAAACTGGCTGCGTCTCATATTTCCTGCTGTTTGCCACCTCTTTGCCGCTACCTTTTGTCGCTATGAGCAATATCGCCCATTCCCTACGTTCCCTGGTTCTCACTGCGATTTTTAGCTTTATTGCCCCTGTCGTCCTGATAGGCTTTTTGTTTGCGATCGCGCGGGGTTGGGGATACCTCCCTCAGCAGGAGGGCTTCAGCCAGGCTGCAACGGCTCAGATGACCTATGTTCTCAGTATCTTCGGCAGCGGGAGTGAAATGCGAGGGGTCGTTCTCATCGGCACGGTCTGTAGTCTGGTGGGTGTCCTGTTTGATGCCTATACTCTGTATCGTTACCAAAACCTTCGTGACCATTAAGCTGGATTGATAAGCCGAGCTTGAGACAAACCTAAGATCGAGGCGACTGGGGAGCAGGTCGTATGAACAGGGCGGATAGAAACGATTGCTGGTAGTCCCTGGTGCTGTTTGTGGCTCGGATGGTTGCGACTCAGATTACTGCGGTTCCGATGGTTGCAGCTCAGATTACTGTGGCTCGGATGGTTGTGATTCAGATAATTGCAGCTTGGCGCGATTAAACAGATCCGCTTTACTATTCCTTGTTCAATCTAAATATTCTTTGAAAAAATTGTTCCGCTGTGTTGATAGAACCCTCATTTCAGCTTAGGTTCTATCTAGGTTAAGTTGCATCAGGGTAAAGAATGTGCCAAAGGACTGGATCGGCTCGGTAGAAATGTTTACGGTCGGAATCTCTGCGGTTTGTTTGCTGACTGCTCTTTTCACCCAGTCCGTTATACCCGCTGTGCTAGGTGTTGTTCCGCTGGCAGTGGCAGTCTTCCTGAATGGTCGATATCGTCGTCAGATAGAAGCCTCTAGAGTCCAGACCCAGCTCCGAATTGAGCAGCTTGAGCAAATTTGTGCCGAGCAGACCGCTTTTGTGAATCGTTTGGCGAGTGCAGCACCAACTGCCCCAGGACAGGAAGCCATTTTGATGCGGATGCGGCGAGCAATGGCAGAGTCCTACGCGAAGACGCAAAATCGTTTGGTCGCTCTAGAAACGGGTGAGCTAAACAGTCTACGGCAGGATATGACTGTTCTCCAGGCGGACTACGAGACGATTCAGCAAAGGCTGACTGCCCTGCCCCAGCTTTTCGATCGAATGCAGAAGATCGAGCAGGATTTGTACCAGTTTCAGGCATATCTCAGCGCCTTTCCCCAGCAGTTTGCCTCGATCGCGATCGGGGATGAGCTTCAGTCCTTGAAGCATCGGCTGGAGCAAATGCCGCAGGGGATGACCAATGGGCAAAGCACGGTTGATGAGCTAAACTCCCGTCTGATTCACATTGAAGCTGCCATCCAGGATCTCAACTGTCGCTTAATCCACAACCCCCAGCCAATTCAACCCGCTGAGGGCGCTGCCTATATGCCGGAAGAAGTCTATGTGCTTCAGATGTTACGACAGAAGCTTCAGGAGCCAGAAACTGTTCTCTATCCCGATCACGGCGTGGAGCTGCCGACGGGGATGGGGGTGCAGATGCGCTTTGTTCGCCTGATTCGCCGAGCGGATGCGACCTCAATCTGTGAGAGACTGGTACGAGACCCGGATTTACGAGTTCCCGCAGCAACGGTGTCCTGGGTTAAGAGCCGCTTTATCTCTGGGGTGCGTGAGCTAGAGACGGTGATCTATCGCAACCGCCACGGACAGTCGGATAAATACCTGTTTCTCTACGAGCTAATGAAGCTGATTGATGATCTGATTGCCGAGTTTGACGTTGTGCAAGCCAATCAGACCAGCGAGCTTTAAACGCCCCGCTAGCAGTCTCCCTTTTTCTAGCCATGCGCCTCCTCTGCCTGAGTAACGGACACGGTGAAGACACGATCGCTCTGCGAATTGTGCAGGCACTCCAGCAGCAGTCTCAGTCGATGTCCCAGCCACTCGAAATTGCTGCCCTGCCGGTCGTGGGGGAAGGACAGACATATCAGCAGCAGGGCATCCCGATCGTGGGAACGGTCAAGGCAATGCCGTCGGGTGGATTTGTGTACATGGACGGTAAACAGCTCGCGCGGGATATACGAGGCGGACTCTTGCAGCTGACCCGGACTCAGATGCGAACGGTGCGAACCTGGGCACAGGAAGGAGGATTTGTGCTGGCGGTGGGGGATATTGTGCCGCTGCTGTTTGCCTGGTGGAGTCGTGTTCCCTATGCCTTCATAGCCACGGCAAAATCGGAATACTATCTGCGCGACGAGCATGGGCTGCTGCCTCGCCAGTCCTGGTTTGAACGGCTGGAAAGCTGGTCGGGGTCGGTCTTTCTGCCCTGGGAACGCTGGTTGATGAGCCGCCCTCACTGTCGGGCAGTTTTTCCGCGCGATCGCCTGACCACCCACTTTCTAAAACGCTGGAAAATTCCCGCCTTCGATCTGGGGAATCCCATGATGGATGGATTGGAGCCAGCAGGTCAGATGTTTCGATCGCTTAATGAAGATTCGCTGCCGCTGACGATCGCCCTATTACCGGGTTCTCGCGCACCAGAGGCATACGAAAACTGGGGTCTGATCGTACAATCCGCCACGGCGCTGCAAAAGATGATGCCCGATCGATCGCTGCTATTCGTCGCGGCAACGGTGCCCTGGCTCGATCGCGAGCAGCTTCAGCATACCCTGCGGGTGCAGGGCTGGCGACAGCAGACGGAGGATTCCTTTGAGCAAACTAATGCGCGGCTCATCCTGACCCAGGCATTTAACGACTGCTTGCATCAGGCAGATCTGGGCATTGCGATGGCAGGAACGGCGACGGAACAGCTTGTGGGTTTGGGGAAGCCTGTGGTTTCGCTACCGGGTAAGGGTCCGCAGTTTACGTTTGCTTTTGCTGAAGCGCAGACTCGGCTACTGGGCTGCTCGGTGACAATGGTGCAGCGTCCGCAAATGGTTCCGCCTGCGGTAACGGCTCTGCTGCAAGACCCCGATCGCCTCTATCAAA
This is a stretch of genomic DNA from Leptolyngbya ohadii IS1. It encodes these proteins:
- a CDS encoding glycoside hydrolase family 3 N-terminal domain-containing protein, translated to MTRIGLLSALPDWNTLSLRQQVAQMIVVRASGHLFDHQIEYPRWEASNAVLQRSIQELGVGGVILLGGSAAEIGLRTRQLQDWAEVPLLLCADIEEGVGQRFAGATGFPPPMALGHIARHDPSLAIDLAFQMGKITAQEAKAIGLNWVLAPVVDVNNNPANPVISVRSWGDTPEIVGRLGAAFIHGAQSFPVLTSAKHFPGHGDTAIDSHLDLPVIDHEFFRLQQTELPPFQQAIAVGVDSVMTAHLRLPALDRTYPATLSRSILTDLLRRQMRFDGLIVTDALIMGAILDRYGVNEAPVMAVEAGADVIMMPADPEGAIDAICEAVAAGRISQTQIEASLERIWRAKRKVSQIPITGSSTHDWERQPPDAIDLTQLASPEAIETATAILQHSSQIHRAKGDRLEQFTSNQLLEIGNSGTPRNLIVVDDALNSGFLVRSAPAVVLPSGLGYALQVVDRQTIGFVLAETNPPPTLLQVFLRANPFRDTAGLTQMVQRLIDRLLQPSSDSSGLLALVLYGSPYVLESLVAQLPPDLPYGFSYGQMPAAQAIVLNQLLGNSQQAAQPFTD
- a CDS encoding DUF3086 domain-containing protein, whose protein sequence is MNSDSSFPSESTGRPPIPLNLGDRSIPPSTPSPASSAEVNDLERRVADLRQQEKKLQQEIQSLQTSYNAMLQRQVTEAQTAIGRLVKESLSDLEQRKQALQLSIEQLERRQERIRNEMKTTFAGSSQDLAIRIQGFKDYLVGSLQDLAAAAEQIQLTPPVVEETRQRPAGQPAPSKAAPAEAPQPEAATPQFAERKFQDETKVIRKLLDQYRTMPDYYGPPWQLRRTFEPIHAERVSNWFFTQGGRGAIRSMGSRLQNILIASAVISILNELYGERLRPLILGNSPERLGEWRRGLQDCLGISRGDFGTEEGIVLFEAPEPLVQRADRLVKQKQLPLILVDESEEMISLSLLQFPLWLAFAPDPMNPVAY
- a CDS encoding DUF3119 family protein — its product is MTTSPSVSTPAATETVQLEPSFAIPIVLVLAAIPLWFVNVWLSGTIALFGLFLLIQAATLRLRFTPVALEVYRGEKMIRCFPYQEWQNWRIFWFNVPILMYFKEVKSIHFLPILFDPKLLRVCLEQRCPRIE
- a CDS encoding MlaE family lipid ABC transporter permease subunit; this encodes MTQTGQTTDLGRWFQRLVAAMLLGGQVVIHLLGGRIHRRNTLDQMVAVGPASLLVALLTAAFVGMVFTIQVAREFIRFGAGSAIGGVLAIALARELAPVLTAVVLAGRVGSAFAAELGAMQVTEQIDALYMLKTDPIDYLVIPRVVACCLMLPILTILSFVTGLLGGLLISDLLYNISNEVFLNSVRQFLTSWDLISGMIKGGVFGSLIAVIGSSWGLTTSGGAKGVGQSTTTAVVTALLTIFITNFFLSWLMFQGPGSELFNL
- a CDS encoding lipid-A-disaccharide synthase-related protein, giving the protein MRLLCLSNGHGEDTIALRIVQALQQQSQSMSQPLEIAALPVVGEGQTYQQQGIPIVGTVKAMPSGGFVYMDGKQLARDIRGGLLQLTRTQMRTVRTWAQEGGFVLAVGDIVPLLFAWWSRVPYAFIATAKSEYYLRDEHGLLPRQSWFERLESWSGSVFLPWERWLMSRPHCRAVFPRDRLTTHFLKRWKIPAFDLGNPMMDGLEPAGQMFRSLNEDSLPLTIALLPGSRAPEAYENWGLIVQSATALQKMMPDRSLLFVAATVPWLDREQLQHTLRVQGWRQQTEDSFEQTNARLILTQAFNDCLHQADLGIAMAGTATEQLVGLGKPVVSLPGKGPQFTFAFAEAQTRLLGCSVTMVQRPQMVPPAVTALLQDPDRLYQIQQNGQQRMGTGGAAARIATHLLREFQ